The Candidatus Paceibacterota bacterium genome segment CTGCCCCCAGCAACCACATCAGGTTCGGCGCACGTAAAGGGAAAAGCCGGAGGAATTCAGCAACATCCACAAAAAGCGCCTCCTCCTGAGCGCAGCGTCTCAGGCCCTCTTCCGCTGCCATGAAACGAGAGGGCCCCTACCGCTACGATGACCAGATTCACGTGCACCGCCCGCCTTCCTATCAAAACCGGCCACCAGTCACAAGCCGAACCGACTCGCCTTAACCCCTGACGCCGCCGGCGCACCCCGAAGCTAGACTTTCCTTCCTCTCACACGCACCACCTAGGCCGCTTCTCCAACATCCCAAGGCACCGCTCGACCTCGCTCATCCGGCCAACGCGTTCAACCCCCACCGACGACAGCACCCCCGCAAATGCATTCTTGATCGCTCGATGACGAACAGGCTAAAGTCGCCGCATTGTTCTTAGGAACTGCGCTCTGCGCAAATGAACGGAAAACCTGTCAAACTGGAAGTCATACAATGAATTGCGAAGGTCACGAAGCTCTCCTCTGGACGCACAGGAAGACCCTGTCGTGTTTGTTCACGGTCGGAATGTCCCTTCTTGGAGTAGTTGGGTGCTCCAAATCCTCCAACAATTCAAACGAAACCTCAGTTTCGAATGGCCCTTCTCAGTCAGCAACCATCGGGGTACAAACCCTGAAAATAGGCGTTGTTCTCCCTTATGAGGGGCGGTTTGCAGGATTTGGTGAGGAGGGTAAGCAGGGGATCGATCTCGCTGTCCAGCAAGCGCAAGATGAGCTTGGGAAGCGGCTGCAGCTTTCGGTGAACTATGAGGACTCGAAGGGGGATGCTGCGGACGCCGTTCGCGCTTTCAGAAAGCTGGCGGATCAGACGCGGGTGGACGCTGTCATCGGCGAGGTCCTCAGCGCCAATACGCTGGCCATTGCGCCACTTGCGCAGGAGCTCAAGGTGCCTCTTGTGGTCCCTGCTTCGACAGCGGCTGGCATAACGAAAGCGGGAAATTTCGTGATGCGAGTTTGCTTCCTGGATCCCGAACAGGGCAGCGCCATGGCGAGTTTTGCCCGAAACGACCTCAAGCTGTCCCGGGTGGCCTTGTTATATGAAAAGGGCAATGATTACAGCGCCGGGCTCGCCAAGGCTTTCCAGAGTGCTTTTACGGCACTCGGTGGCAGAATTGTGGGGGAGTCGTTCCTCCGAGGTGAGGATGTTGATGTCCGAGCCCAGTTGGTGCAGATCCGCGACTGGCAGCCAGAGGCCGTATTCTTGCCGATGGAATACCCGACTGCGGGTCAGGTTCTAAAGCAGGCCGCGTCCGTAGGGCTAAAAATTCAATTCCTCGGTGGCGATGCATGGAGTTCGCCTGAGCTGTTCAAGATCGGAGGAGATGCGGTAAACGGATCCTACATCACAGGGCATTTCGCCTCCGACAGCACGAATGCCGTGGTGCAGAATTTCGTTGCCGGTTTCAAGAAGAGGTACGGGGTTCTTCCCTCGACCATGGCGGCACTCAGCTATGACGCGGCGCGGATCACTATTGATGCCGCTCTCCGTGCAAAAGGCACGTCATCAGAGAAATTGCGCGATGCTCTGTTCGCCACTCGAAACTACCCGGGAGTCACCGGCAAAATAACAGTGAGGCCGAATGGCGATGCCGACAAGGATATCATGATAATGAGGGTGCAAGACAAGAAGTTCGATTACGTCGGAACTTCCAAGGCCGCGGATTGAGTTAAGCGAAGCCCTTTTGTGGATTACCTCGTCATTGCGATCACGATGGGCAGCGTTTACGCGCTGCTCGCTTTGGGCTATGCGCTCATTTATTCCTGCTTGC includes the following:
- a CDS encoding ABC transporter substrate-binding protein, which produces MNCEGHEALLWTHRKTLSCLFTVGMSLLGVVGCSKSSNNSNETSVSNGPSQSATIGVQTLKIGVVLPYEGRFAGFGEEGKQGIDLAVQQAQDELGKRLQLSVNYEDSKGDAADAVRAFRKLADQTRVDAVIGEVLSANTLAIAPLAQELKVPLVVPASTAAGITKAGNFVMRVCFLDPEQGSAMASFARNDLKLSRVALLYEKGNDYSAGLAKAFQSAFTALGGRIVGESFLRGEDVDVRAQLVQIRDWQPEAVFLPMEYPTAGQVLKQAASVGLKIQFLGGDAWSSPELFKIGGDAVNGSYITGHFASDSTNAVVQNFVAGFKKRYGVLPSTMAALSYDAARITIDAALRAKGTSSEKLRDALFATRNYPGVTGKITVRPNGDADKDIMIMRVQDKKFDYVGTSKAAD